Proteins encoded within one genomic window of Sphingomonas sp. NBWT7:
- the hemE gene encoding uroporphyrinogen decarboxylase produces MPVHPPIEPSAKPLLGVLQGQRAARPPMWLMRQAGRYLPEYRALRAEKGGFLALATDPASAAEVTIQPIRRFGFDGAILFSDILMVPWAMGQDLTFGVGEGPRLAPRLAEHALGDLTAVTARLDPVYATVRRVAGMLPAATTFLGFAGSPWTVATYMVAGQGSKDQAETRAMAYRDPAAFGAIIDAITALTIDYLSGQIEAGVEAVQVFDSWAGTLSPAQFERWVIAPNAAIVAGLKARHPDVPVIGFPKGAGGKLPAYARETGVDAVGLDETVDPAWADANLPDGMPVQGNLDPLALIAGGDALDTAIDRILAAFPDRPHVFNLGHGIDQHTPIAHVEHVVARVRGGVAAEPEVIG; encoded by the coding sequence ATGCCCGTGCACCCCCCGATCGAGCCGTCCGCGAAGCCGCTGCTGGGCGTGCTGCAGGGCCAGCGTGCGGCGCGTCCGCCGATGTGGCTGATGCGTCAGGCGGGGCGCTATCTGCCCGAGTATCGTGCATTGCGGGCGGAGAAGGGCGGCTTCCTCGCGCTGGCGACCGATCCGGCAAGCGCGGCCGAGGTGACGATCCAGCCGATCCGCCGTTTCGGTTTCGACGGCGCGATCCTGTTCTCCGACATCCTGATGGTCCCCTGGGCGATGGGGCAGGATCTGACGTTCGGCGTAGGCGAGGGACCACGGCTCGCGCCGCGCCTCGCCGAGCATGCGCTGGGTGACCTGACCGCGGTGACGGCGCGTCTCGATCCCGTCTATGCAACCGTGCGCCGCGTCGCCGGGATGTTGCCCGCAGCGACGACGTTCCTAGGCTTCGCGGGATCGCCGTGGACGGTGGCAACGTACATGGTGGCGGGGCAGGGATCGAAGGACCAGGCCGAGACGCGCGCGATGGCATATCGCGATCCGGCCGCGTTCGGTGCCATCATCGATGCGATCACGGCGCTGACGATCGACTATCTCTCCGGCCAGATCGAGGCCGGGGTGGAGGCGGTGCAGGTGTTCGACAGCTGGGCGGGCACGCTGTCGCCGGCGCAATTCGAACGCTGGGTGATCGCGCCCAATGCGGCGATCGTCGCCGGGCTGAAGGCGCGCCACCCCGACGTGCCGGTCATCGGCTTCCCGAAGGGGGCGGGCGGCAAGCTGCCCGCGTATGCGCGCGAGACCGGGGTCGACGCCGTCGGGCTCGACGAGACGGTCGATCCTGCGTGGGCCGACGCCAATCTGCCCGACGGCATGCCGGTGCAGGGCAATCTCGATCCGCTGGCGCTGATCGCCGGGGGCGATGCGCTCGACACGGCGATCGACCGCATCCTCGCCGCCTTCCCGGACCGGCCGCACGTCTTCAATCTCGGCCACGGGATCGACCAGCACACGCCGATCGCGCATGTCGAGCACGTGGTGGCGCGGGTGCGCGGCGGCGTTGCCGCGGAGCCGGAGGTGATTGGCTGA
- a CDS encoding nucleoside triphosphate pyrophosphatase gives MLGAAGVPFVAQAPMVDEDAAKAALGNVAPRDLADSLAELKALKVSQRAPQALVLGSDSLAVLEDGTILSKPRDREEAAAHLAMMSGKRHDLVSAAVIAEGGRAVWRHVDKARMIVRPLSLAFIEAYLDAEWPAIAGCVGCYRIEGPGVQLFSRVEGSQFTVLGMPLLPLLGYLRERQVLLA, from the coding sequence ATGCTCGGGGCGGCGGGCGTGCCGTTCGTCGCGCAGGCGCCGATGGTCGACGAGGACGCCGCCAAGGCGGCGCTCGGCAACGTCGCGCCGCGCGATCTCGCCGACTCGCTCGCCGAACTGAAGGCGCTCAAGGTATCGCAGCGCGCGCCGCAGGCGCTTGTGCTTGGATCAGACAGCCTCGCGGTGCTCGAGGATGGCACGATCCTGTCGAAACCGCGCGACCGGGAGGAAGCTGCGGCGCACCTCGCGATGATGTCGGGCAAGCGGCATGATCTGGTCAGCGCGGCGGTAATTGCCGAAGGCGGGCGGGCGGTGTGGCGCCACGTCGACAAGGCGCGGATGATCGTGCGACCGCTGTCGCTTGCCTTCATCGAAGCGTATCTCGACGCCGAATGGCCGGCGATCGCGGGCTGCGTCGGCTGCTACCGGATCGAGGGGCCGGGTGTGCAATTGTTCAGCCGCGTCGAGGGCAGCCAGTTCACCGTGCTCGGCATGCCGC
- a CDS encoding pyruvate, water dikinase regulatory protein: protein MTVRLHLHLLSDSTGETLENIAKAALAQYDDVETVRHFWPMVRTEAHLDRILQEIAHNPGLVIYTLVNPATRRALEQRCQSLGLPMVAPLDPVNDALSMLFGQQAKGKPGRQHVLDAAYFARVDAIQYTIAHDDGIAWEEWEEADIVLAGVSRSSKTPTSIYLANRGFKVANIPIVVESPPPRDLFALKNPLVVGLTTSADRLIQIRRNRLLSLNQAPETPYVDQEAVTRELQYARRMFADNGWPVIDVTRRSIEETAAAIIALVNDRRGAPSVGEQ, encoded by the coding sequence GTGACCGTCCGTCTGCACCTCCACCTCCTGTCGGACTCGACCGGCGAGACGCTTGAGAACATCGCCAAGGCCGCGCTGGCGCAATATGACGACGTCGAGACGGTGCGCCATTTCTGGCCGATGGTCCGCACCGAGGCGCATCTCGACCGCATCCTGCAGGAGATTGCGCACAATCCCGGGCTGGTGATCTACACGTTGGTCAATCCCGCAACCCGACGCGCGCTCGAGCAGCGCTGCCAGAGCCTCGGACTTCCGATGGTCGCGCCGCTCGATCCGGTGAACGACGCGCTGTCGATGCTGTTCGGCCAGCAGGCCAAGGGCAAGCCGGGGCGCCAGCACGTCCTCGACGCCGCCTATTTCGCGCGTGTCGACGCGATCCAGTACACGATCGCGCACGACGACGGGATCGCGTGGGAGGAGTGGGAGGAAGCCGATATCGTCCTCGCCGGCGTCTCGCGCTCGTCCAAGACGCCGACGTCGATCTATCTCGCCAACCGCGGCTTCAAGGTCGCCAACATCCCGATCGTCGTCGAGAGCCCGCCGCCGCGCGATCTGTTCGCGCTGAAGAACCCGCTCGTCGTCGGGCTGACGACCAGCGCCGATCGGCTGATCCAGATCCGCCGCAATCGGCTGCTGTCGCTCAACCAGGCGCCCGAGACGCCCTATGTCGATCAGGAAGCCGTCACGCGCGAGCTGCAATATGCCCGCCGCATGTTTGCCGACAACGGCTGGCCGGTGATCGACGTCACGCGCAGATCCATTGAGGAAACCGCCGCCGCGATCATCGCGCTGGTCAACGATCGCCGCGGTGCGCCGAGCGTGGGTGAGCAATGA
- a CDS encoding CopD family protein — protein MGVGFLGAAYLWVKAAHVIFVIFWMAGMFILPRYLVHHQEGLGDPAEEQRWITREAKLRRIILTPAMIAVWAIGLALAVNVGLLAGIQGLAWLHAKLFVVFLLSGYHGWAVGYSKRLARGQASLGNRQLRMMNEVPALAVTIIVILAVVKPF, from the coding sequence ATGGGTGTCGGGTTCCTGGGCGCTGCCTATCTGTGGGTGAAGGCCGCGCACGTCATCTTCGTGATCTTCTGGATGGCGGGCATGTTCATCCTGCCGCGCTATCTGGTGCATCATCAGGAAGGGCTGGGCGATCCCGCGGAAGAGCAGCGCTGGATCACGCGCGAGGCCAAGCTGCGCCGCATCATCCTGACGCCGGCGATGATCGCGGTGTGGGCGATCGGGCTGGCGCTGGCGGTCAACGTCGGTCTTCTCGCGGGTATCCAGGGGCTGGCATGGCTCCACGCCAAGCTGTTCGTCGTGTTCCTGCTATCGGGCTATCACGGTTGGGCGGTGGGCTATTCGAAGCGGCTGGCGCGCGGGCAGGCGAGCCTCGGCAACCGGCAGCTGCGGATGATGAACGAGGTGCCCGCGCTCGCGGTGACGATCATCGTCATTCTGGCGGTGGTAAAGCCGTTCTGA
- the rho gene encoding transcription termination factor Rho: protein MHLKDLKKKAPAELVQLAEELGVEGASTLRKQDLMFAILKVQAEEGETIMGEGTIEVLPDGFGFLRSPQANYLAGPDDIYVSPNQVRKHGLRTGDTVEGEIRGPKDGERYFALTKLMSVNFDDPDAVRHRVNFDNLTPLYPDERLKMEIEDPTAKDKTGRVLDLVSPIGKGQRCLIVAPPRVGKTVMMQNIARAISANHPEVFLLVLLIDERPEEVTDMQRTVNGEVVSSTFDEPATRHVAVAEMVIEKAKRLVEHKKDVVILLDNITRLGRAYNTVVPSSGKVLTGGVDANALQRPKRFFGAARNIEEGGSLTIISTSLIDTGSRMDEVIFEEFKGTGNAEIVLDRKVSDKRIFPAIDVSKSGTRKEELLVEKDKLSKMWVLRRILMQMGTVDAMEFLLGKMKDSKTNEDFFASMNQ from the coding sequence ATGCATCTCAAAGACTTGAAGAAGAAAGCCCCGGCCGAGCTGGTCCAGCTTGCCGAGGAGCTCGGCGTCGAGGGCGCCTCGACGCTGCGCAAGCAGGACCTGATGTTCGCAATCCTCAAGGTTCAGGCCGAGGAAGGCGAGACGATCATGGGCGAGGGCACGATCGAAGTGCTGCCCGACGGCTTCGGCTTCCTGCGCAGCCCCCAGGCCAATTATCTCGCCGGCCCCGACGACATCTACGTCTCCCCCAATCAGGTGCGCAAGCACGGGCTGCGCACCGGCGACACCGTCGAGGGCGAGATCCGCGGGCCCAAGGATGGCGAGCGCTATTTCGCGCTGACCAAGCTGATGAGCGTCAACTTCGACGATCCCGACGCCGTCCGCCACCGCGTCAACTTCGACAACCTGACGCCGCTCTATCCCGACGAGCGGCTGAAGATGGAGATCGAGGACCCGACGGCGAAGGACAAGACGGGCCGCGTACTCGATCTCGTCTCGCCGATCGGCAAGGGTCAGCGCTGCCTGATCGTCGCCCCGCCGCGCGTCGGCAAGACGGTGATGATGCAGAACATCGCGCGCGCGATCTCGGCGAACCATCCCGAGGTGTTCCTGCTGGTGCTGCTGATCGACGAGCGGCCCGAGGAAGTCACCGACATGCAGCGCACGGTGAACGGCGAGGTCGTCTCGTCGACCTTCGACGAGCCGGCGACGCGCCACGTCGCGGTGGCCGAGATGGTGATCGAAAAGGCCAAGCGCCTGGTCGAGCACAAGAAGGACGTGGTGATCCTGCTCGACAACATCACCCGCCTCGGCCGCGCCTACAACACGGTGGTGCCGTCGTCGGGCAAGGTGCTGACCGGCGGTGTCGACGCCAACGCGCTGCAGCGTCCGAAGCGCTTCTTCGGCGCGGCGCGCAACATCGAGGAAGGCGGATCGCTGACGATCATCTCGACGTCGCTGATCGACACCGGCAGCCGCATGGACGAGGTGATCTTCGAGGAGTTCAAGGGCACCGGCAACGCGGAGATCGTGCTCGACCGCAAGGTGTCGGACAAGCGCATCTTCCCGGCGATCGACGTGTCGAAGAGCGGCACGCGCAAGGAGGAGCTGCTGGTCGAGAAGGACAAGCTGTCCAAGATGTGGGTGCTGCGTCGCATCCTGATGCAGATGGGCACCGTCGACGCGATGGAGTTCCTGCTCGGCAAGATGAAGGATTCCAAGACCAACGAGGATTTCTTCGCCAGCATGAATCAGTAG